From Theileria annulata chromosome 1, complete sequence, *** SEQUENCING IN PROGRESS ***, one genomic window encodes:
- a CDS encoding hydroxyacylglutathione hydrolase, putative (Tap404f10.p1c.C.cand.15 - score = 22.05;~SMART pfam:lactamase_B (PF00753) at aa 90-283, E()=4.80e-23): MNLWINCALFSYCINKVYSRVNIPFLHQFSNFLPQLNYINVNNQVRRLSYLHSLDQFNMPVSSKSKYFNRSSLSHNNSLKNPVAEVLIVPVLQDNYSYVLKDPESSNALCVDPVEYEKVYNVCKENDLELKLALCTHKHWDHSVLYLLFITNFPKILISYLCLIVECVIGGNNGIKKLVPDVEVVGSSYEETPGVTLPVKHEQTLTFGNLVIKCLKASCHTLGHIMYYVYHPSNDHQQPLLFSGDTLFISGCGRFFEGDARSMMEIVETVKSLPENTLLYCGHEYTLKNLQFAYSVDKSDVVFKKLNWSKETVSKGLPTVPSTLQEEKLYNPFMRVKELMKSLDEQSEESTMNKLRSLKDRF; the protein is encoded by the exons TTTGTGGATAAATTGCGCCTTATTTAGttattgtattaataaagTCTATTCACGTGTTAATATTCCATTTTTACACcaattttctaattttttaccacaacttaactatattaaCGTCAATAACCAAGTTAGAAGACTAAGTTACCTTCATTCGTTGGACCAATTTAATATGCCAGTTTCTTCaaaatctaaatattttaatcgAAGTTCCTTATCACATAACAACTCTCTGAAG aATCCAGTGGCTGAGGTGTTAATAGTACCAGTTTTACAGGATAATTATTCGTATGTATTAAAGGATCCCGAGAGTTCTAATGCACTTTGCGTTGACCCTGTTGAATATGAGAAAGTTTATAACGTTTGTAAGGAGAATGATTTGGAATTGAAATTAGCTTTATGTACACATAAACATTGGGATCATTCAG TACTTTATCTGCTGTTTATCACTAATTTTCCCAAAATACTTATTAGTTATCTATGCTTAATTGTTGAATGTGTAATAGGAGGAAATAATGGTATAAAGAAATTGGTCCCTGATGTAGAAGTGGTTGGATCAAGTTATGAAGAAACTCCTGGTGTTACTTTACCAGTAAAACACGAACAAACTCTCACATTTG GAAATTTGGTGATAAAATGCTTAAAAGCTTCATGTCATACCTTGGGTCATATCATGTACTATGTTTACCACCCATCTAATGATCATCAACAACCATTACTATTCTCAG GTGATACATTGTTTATTTCCGGTTGTGGTAGATTTTTTGAAGGAGATGCCAGATCAATGATGGAAATTGTTGAAACAGTCAAATCACTACCAGAAAATACCTTATTATACTGCGGACACGAATACACACTTAAGAATTTACA ATTTGCTTATTCAGTGGATAAGAGCGATGTAGTATTTAAGAAGTTAAACTGGTCTAAAGAAACTGTTTCTAAAGGTCTACCAACTGTTCCTTCTACTTTACAAGAG GAGAAGTTATATAACCCCTTTATGCGTGTTAAGGAATTAATGAAA